The Quercus lobata isolate SW786 chromosome 4, ValleyOak3.0 Primary Assembly, whole genome shotgun sequence genome segment AAAAGGGAAATTAATTGTTGGTTTGGATAGCACTTAAACTTGTTGCGTCcgcgttttctcttttttttttttttttttccttttcagctGCTACGATTGACCGGTCTTCTAGAAACAATGCACTTGTACACTGTTTACGGGTCCCACAAACTgtactttttatcaactttttcattaaaaattagtCCCACGAtattattcatacatttaaaaattattttgttacagtgttttcagttttcaatttcaacaaaataagttcaatccaaatagatcctaagagagaaaggaaaacgTGGGTGTGTATTAGacagggaaaaagaagaagctagaaATGAAAGTGTCCGAAAGTTTATCACTCGATAATgtccaaaaaaccaaaaaatatagtcTAAAAGAGGCTAGTACCAAAAGTTGTTTGgtcaaagaaataaaatatttccatattatttcaaaattatggttaattttatattatatatatacacacacatatttaaaagtctttattataattataattttatttgtctcacataatatattttaataatcataattatacatagattttttttttcctaaataagATACACCAATTGTCAGAatgttaaatagaaaataaataacatagaaaaaaatttaaaaatttaaggcTAAAGCCTACAATACACGGCTGTGTCGGTAGACAAAAGACAAAGTTTATAAGAGTTGAAAGCGTTTATTCAAAACTTTGAACTTTATCAGAGAGTTACTTTATTCACAACTTTGTATGGGACCACACTGTACGGGCCGGCCGGACAAACAACAATGAATAGGCTCGTAAAAACAAATTCTTTCTTTCGCTTTATTTTCAGTATCGTATAAAGTAAATTACCTTCTGGCGcccttttttatttagaaaaaatcgTCCTCGTAATTGGGTGGAAAGACACCATGATGCAAACTGTGAAGacttagggtccatttggatacagctgaaaactgaaaactgaaactgaaaattgaaaaacactgtagcaaaataatttttaaatgtgtgaattgtatcgtgggacccatttttaatgaaaaagttgttgaaaagtgaaatttgtgggtccgtgaacagtacacaaTGTGCTGTGATTGGCCGAAACAAAtctaaaagtcaaaatttgcggttactgttcatgtactgttcaatgaacagtaaccgcagcCCCTCAAAAAGCTAGAAAacgagtgaaaaaaaaaaaaaaaaaaaaaagagctggAAAACGTAAACGCGCTGGTTTTCAGCGCAATCCAAACGCTCTCTTAATTAATTGGTCCAAGTCATGTGAAATAATGGATGTAACTTTTTGCTTTTGGAAAAAGCACAAGGTCTGAGAAAGTTGTATGTGTAGTGGGTATATATAGGAGAATCGTAGTAGTGTTATTCCAACTCAAAACCAATTTTGCTTTGAAGTATAAATCAGAGTTGAGCAAAAACTTTGTCAGTCTTATTGTTATAGaaaatcagaaaaagaaaaagtaatggaGTTGCTGGGACATTACTGGTGGTGGCCGGTGGTATTAGTTTTGGTTCATTTTGGTATGAATGGGTGCTTCGGCTGCTGGGAGCAAGAGAGAATTGCTCTTTTGCAATACAAAGCTTCCACTGTCAACTACAATGATGAATATAGTTTTACACATTGGGACTCAACCGACAAAGAGAGTGATTGCTGTGAGTGGGAAAGAGTCAAGTGCGACATCACTACTGGCCGTGTAATCCAACTTACTCTTAATCATACGATGTTTGATTCAAGTAGAGAAAGTGGGGGAGGTTGGTACTTTAATGCCTCTCTGTTTCTTCCCTTTGAAGACCTTCAATACCTCGATTTGAGTGAAAATTTGATTCGTGGTTGGGTCCCAAATGAAGGTACCGAAGTTTATATCCTAAGAAAAGTAGGAAGTATTTAATTTGTtgatattctaattttttttctattacacctttttttttaaatagtcgagaaaaaaatagttgtattttgggaATCATTTTATACTGTTTTTTGGGAATATATAGTTGCATATGTGAAAATTGAAGCATCTAAATTACAGGTTTTGAAAGATTCTCTGCGTTGAGCAAGTTGGAGGTGCTTCAATTGGAttataattatttcaataaCAGCATTCTTTCATCCTTGAGTGGAATTACTTCCCTCAAGGAACTATATTTGGGGTTAAACAATTTTAATGAATCAATCCAAGGTAAGCCTTTCGGGTGAAATTCTCATTAATTTGCAAAGGAATTAAGAGTGCTTAATTCTTGTGTGTAAACTTTTTGGTTTCCCTCCAACTAATCTGTTTGACCAAAGTAAATTGTTTGAaagtattttcttcttttttaccttttctttaaaaataaatgtagattcatttatttttaaagattcaTTTTGCACTATTTTGTGGGAATATAAAGTCACAGACATGcaaattgaataatttaaatTGCAGGTTTTGAAAGATTCTCTTTGTTGAGCAAGCTAGAGGTGCTTCACTTGGAATTTAGTAGTTTCAATAACAGCATTTTGCAATCCTTAAGTGGTATTACGTCGCTCAAGGAACTAGATTTGAGTTTCAACCTTTTGAATGGATCAGTCCATATCAAAGGTAAAACTCTCATTAATTTGCAAATGAATATTATTGGAAGAGTGTTTCATGCATGCTTATTGAGCACGTAACATTTCTTATTTCCCTTCTATCAATCATTGATCTTTATGCAACTAAAATTCACCgttttttttccttagctaTTTTAAATGAAAGTATTTACGTGACTGAAGTCCCTTTTTTCTTCCATGATTTTTCATGTACCTTTTTTTAATGTAGAATTTAAAGCATTTAGCAACTTGGAGGATCTCTACTTGAGAGGCAATTGGATCAATGCCTTTGTGACAACAAGAGGTAtgatagtttgtaaaaatatatgttcaTGGATTAAAATCAAATACTTCTTTTGTATGGTATGTTGATTGAAATTATCACGTCGATGTTTTTGAGATATTCTATTTTGTCCTATAGATTCAAACATCTTAACTAAGCTACAACTCCTAGACTTGAGTAACACTGATTTCAGTGCACGAGTTCTAGAGTCATTAACTGCCTTCCCATCGTTGAAGACGTTAGATCTCTCAGATAACAATTTCGAGGGATCGTTTACTACTAAAGGTATGTTATACCATTAACATCAAGGTGGCGTTGTTTTgcgtttttcttttcatcactGGCATAATATTAGAAAAGCTCTATAAAAACCCTATTCTAAATATTGATAATCaaatttcttgaaattcaaTGGGACTAAACTTATTGTCTTTCATAagtatcataatttatttttgtcttgttaaaattttgtattgaaaatgttaaaaatgaagACTACGTAGTGGAGATTTTAATATCGGTTTTATTTTAGGATACCTTTCCTGGCCCAAACCAACAATCTCATAGGAGATTCAAGGTTGTTCTACATTGTCTAGAGCTCACAATTCAAACTTGTTCTATATTCCAACTTTAGTTACCCACGAATAAAATGTTTCTTCAACGGTATTGCGCACTACTAGagtaatgcaaacaaaatcCACACCCTAAGAGCCTTACAACAATATTACAATAGATCCATattctaaattatattaatctaaaaaaatacattttctatttttctaatgACTTGTAAATAATTGAAGTtcatttgttaaatattataataCTTAATTAGTATTATAAACTGATCATAAAAGAtaatttcttatcaaatatttcaaaataaacttatagCATACACGCACATCAAGCGGGACATTAGCTAGATTTTACAAATTGAGgagttcaaataaaaaaatggttttgatATGATTTGTGTAAAAAGGAATTTATCTAAATTGGAAATAAttgtagcaaaaaaagaaaaaagaaaagaaaagaatgatttAGATGTcgtagaaaaatgaaaaaaaaaaaggtttaacaACACTACTCTTAAAATAAGACTGAGATCTTCAGGGAAAAGCATTATCTCTAgttgaaataaattaatttcataatttgaattaaattctaaaatatgtaaGTATATATAGACTGCCACATTACGTGGTAGTCTATATActattatttttagacaaaatcaAATTACTTTCTTTCAAAGAATCTCATTTATTGATAAAAGCTTCATTAGTAAAGTTGGAGTTATGACTTCACTTAAAAGTATTGACTTCATTCTAAATGGAAGCCAATAACTAATTAATCGTCCCATTTTACAGGCTTGTGTGAACTGAGGAACCTCCGAAAGATAAGCCTCTCAAGAAGTCATCTTGAAGGGATATTGCCTTCATGTACGGCAAACTGGACATCACTTCACTTTTTGGATCTCTCTGGCAATCACTTCAGTGGGAATGTCCAATCCCTATCTGATATGAGATCACTTGAGTTCCTTTCCTTGTCAAATAATGAATTCTTGAACCCAATCACCTTCTCCTCCTTTTTtaacctctcaaatctcaaggTCCTCTTAAGTGATAACAACAAAATTGCTTTTGAAACAAACTCTCATACTAGGGTTCCAACCTTCCAATTAAGGCTTTTCAGTTTGTCAAAGTGTTCATTTAATGGACTCAATACAACGCTTCCCACATTCCTTCATTACCAATATGATTTGCGAGAAGTTGATCTCTCCCACAACAATTTGAAGGGGAAGTTACCCACTTGGTTGTTAGAGAACAATACAAGATTGGAggttcttattttaaaaaataactcttTCACAGTGTCTTTCCTGGTGCAATATGAGCATTATCTTCTTCCCAACATTAAGGAGATAGATATTTCAAGTAATAACTTACAAGGTCCAATTCCTACCAACTTCGGTttgatttttccaaatttagaGTATTTAGACCTCTCTAACAATGCATTTGAAGGTAgtattccttcttcttttgggaATTTGGTTTCTTTGTGGGGTTTAGACTTgtctaataataatttatcaggAACAATGCCAATGCATTTCACAATGGGTTGCTACTCcctaaattttctcaaattgtCATATAATAATTTCAGTGGCCAAATATTTCCTTCCAATTTTAATTTGACTAACATGGAATATTTATATTTGGACAACAATCACTTCTCAGGAAAGATCCCAAATAGCATCTCACTGATGATTAATGGTGCCACAATTGATTTTAGTAATAACAATTTGTTAGGCATGCTTCCAATGTGGATGGGGAACATGTCATTTTTAACGACAGTTGTTATGGCTA includes the following:
- the LOC115984256 gene encoding receptor-like protein 15 isoform X1, with translation MELLGHYWWWPVVLVLVHFGMNGCFGCWEQERIALLQYKASTVNYNDEYSFTHWDSTDKESDCCEWERVKCDITTGRVIQLTLNHTMFDSSRESGGGWYFNASLFLPFEDLQYLDLSENLIRGWVPNEGFERFSALSKLEVLQLDYNYFNNSILSSLSGITSLKELYLGLNNFNESIQGFERFSLLSKLEVLHLEFSSFNNSILQSLSGITSLKELDLSFNLLNGSVHIKEFKAFSNLEDLYLRGNWINAFVTTRDSNILTKLQLLDLSNTDFSARVLESLTAFPSLKTLDLSDNNFEGSFTTKGLCELRNLRKISLSRSHLEGILPSCTANWTSLHFLDLSGNHFSGNVQSLSDMRSLEFLSLSNNEFLNPITFSSFFNLSNLKVLLSDNNKIAFETNSHTRVPTFQLRLFSLSKCSFNGLNTTLPTFLHYQYDLREVDLSHNNLKGKLPTWLLENNTRLEVLILKNNSFTVSFLVQYEHYLLPNIKEIDISSNNLQGPIPTNFGLIFPNLEYLDLSNNAFEGSIPSSFGNLVSLWGLDLSNNNLSGTMPMHFTMGCYSLNFLKLSYNNFSGQIFPSNFNLTNMEYLYLDNNHFSGKIPNSISLMINGATIDFSNNNLLGMLPMWMGNMSFLTTVVMANNQLEGPIPMELCKLIHLEFFDLSGNNLFGFVPSCFNSSTIKFFHLNKNLFSGPIPNAFQNNSNLVTLNLRDNYLNGSIPNWIGSVSSLSILLLRANHLEGRIPIQLCLLQNLNLLDLSYNKLFGPIPHCLSNFTFEASDHGFDLGGPSDFVFSGQPVTSLTDRYAYQGQQIEVLPRVDSKQEVEFATKRRTYSYKGDILNYMSGVDLSCNRLAGEIPPELGRTSNKLRAMNLSHNNLTGPIPTTFSNLKLMESLDLSYNNLNGTIPPQFTEMTSLEVFSVAYNNLSGTTPDIKNQFITFDESSYEGNPLLCGPPLHNDCTKIGPPFTTPVEYKEEEGGSFMDMSVFYISFVVAYMTILLGIVAVLYINPYWRRAWFNLIEVCIDTCYCFVVVHYRKLFKFRLA
- the LOC115984256 gene encoding receptor-like protein 15 isoform X2; translated protein: MELLGHYWWWPVVLVLVHFGMNGCFGCWEQERIALLQYKASTVNYNDEYSFTHWDSTDKESDCCEWERVKCDITTGRVIQLTLNHTMFDSSRESGGGWYFNASLFLPFEDLQYLDLSENLIRGWVPNEGFERFSLLSKLEVLHLEFSSFNNSILQSLSGITSLKELDLSFNLLNGSVHIKEFKAFSNLEDLYLRGNWINAFVTTRDSNILTKLQLLDLSNTDFSARVLESLTAFPSLKTLDLSDNNFEGSFTTKGLCELRNLRKISLSRSHLEGILPSCTANWTSLHFLDLSGNHFSGNVQSLSDMRSLEFLSLSNNEFLNPITFSSFFNLSNLKVLLSDNNKIAFETNSHTRVPTFQLRLFSLSKCSFNGLNTTLPTFLHYQYDLREVDLSHNNLKGKLPTWLLENNTRLEVLILKNNSFTVSFLVQYEHYLLPNIKEIDISSNNLQGPIPTNFGLIFPNLEYLDLSNNAFEGSIPSSFGNLVSLWGLDLSNNNLSGTMPMHFTMGCYSLNFLKLSYNNFSGQIFPSNFNLTNMEYLYLDNNHFSGKIPNSISLMINGATIDFSNNNLLGMLPMWMGNMSFLTTVVMANNQLEGPIPMELCKLIHLEFFDLSGNNLFGFVPSCFNSSTIKFFHLNKNLFSGPIPNAFQNNSNLVTLNLRDNYLNGSIPNWIGSVSSLSILLLRANHLEGRIPIQLCLLQNLNLLDLSYNKLFGPIPHCLSNFTFEASDHGFDLGGPSDFVFSGQPVTSLTDRYAYQGQQIEVLPRVDSKQEVEFATKRRTYSYKGDILNYMSGVDLSCNRLAGEIPPELGRTSNKLRAMNLSHNNLTGPIPTTFSNLKLMESLDLSYNNLNGTIPPQFTEMTSLEVFSVAYNNLSGTTPDIKNQFITFDESSYEGNPLLCGPPLHNDCTKIGPPFTTPVEYKEEEGGSFMDMSVFYISFVVAYMTILLGIVAVLYINPYWRRAWFNLIEVCIDTCYCFVVVHYRKLFKFRLA
- the LOC115984256 gene encoding receptor-like protein 15 isoform X3, giving the protein MELLGHYWWWPVVLVLVHFGMNGCFGCWEQERIALLQYKASTVNYNDEYSFTHWDSTDKESDCCEWERVKCDITTGRVIQLTLNHTMFDSSRESGGGWYFNASLFLPFEDLQYLDLSENLIRGWVPNEEFKAFSNLEDLYLRGNWINAFVTTRDSNILTKLQLLDLSNTDFSARVLESLTAFPSLKTLDLSDNNFEGSFTTKGLCELRNLRKISLSRSHLEGILPSCTANWTSLHFLDLSGNHFSGNVQSLSDMRSLEFLSLSNNEFLNPITFSSFFNLSNLKVLLSDNNKIAFETNSHTRVPTFQLRLFSLSKCSFNGLNTTLPTFLHYQYDLREVDLSHNNLKGKLPTWLLENNTRLEVLILKNNSFTVSFLVQYEHYLLPNIKEIDISSNNLQGPIPTNFGLIFPNLEYLDLSNNAFEGSIPSSFGNLVSLWGLDLSNNNLSGTMPMHFTMGCYSLNFLKLSYNNFSGQIFPSNFNLTNMEYLYLDNNHFSGKIPNSISLMINGATIDFSNNNLLGMLPMWMGNMSFLTTVVMANNQLEGPIPMELCKLIHLEFFDLSGNNLFGFVPSCFNSSTIKFFHLNKNLFSGPIPNAFQNNSNLVTLNLRDNYLNGSIPNWIGSVSSLSILLLRANHLEGRIPIQLCLLQNLNLLDLSYNKLFGPIPHCLSNFTFEASDHGFDLGGPSDFVFSGQPVTSLTDRYAYQGQQIEVLPRVDSKQEVEFATKRRTYSYKGDILNYMSGVDLSCNRLAGEIPPELGRTSNKLRAMNLSHNNLTGPIPTTFSNLKLMESLDLSYNNLNGTIPPQFTEMTSLEVFSVAYNNLSGTTPDIKNQFITFDESSYEGNPLLCGPPLHNDCTKIGPPFTTPVEYKEEEGGSFMDMSVFYISFVVAYMTILLGIVAVLYINPYWRRAWFNLIEVCIDTCYCFVVVHYRKLFKFRLA